Proteins co-encoded in one Candidatus Hydrogenedentota bacterium genomic window:
- a CDS encoding PilT/PilU family type 4a pilus ATPase, with protein MATFLLGTGSQKNLRQITTLLEKHLLRTEGIPRKISAWFGTFAFEAERLEFDDPFTRFTVRVQTGDPLVPELEARAARLAHACTVEKQDGVVQFSFVPPSGPVTEERLLALDQFCAKLRIPEVWRAEGSNYRIDRISVELLFQAMVQYKASDVHLSPGVSPIFRIDGDTRTSELMGALSAVQITELIREMALDEAWDEFVNHKQTSFNFHQSGLGYSRVSAFIKSGAPHCTLRFLPETIPSFEDLHVPRKTMEQLASLHRGLLLVTGMTGSGKSTTVAAVIDWINSTRSSHILTIENPVEFVHTNKKSVISQRNLGIDVDSFNDAVTGALRHDPDVILIGEMRDPDTIRSAINAAATGHLVVSTLHANTAAEVVNRIVSFFDPVERDLVKLQLRDCLKCVICQRLVPRIGGGRVPALEMMLNDVKAVADGIMEGSTDHIRIGMQQTVSHSFLFEHYLHSLFKDGKIDMEHAQSFATDKSMFDQIHMGTYAVPRLDAVRGH; from the coding sequence ATGGCTACGTTCCTACTGGGTACGGGTTCGCAAAAAAACCTGCGCCAGATTACCACGCTCCTCGAGAAGCACCTGCTTCGCACGGAAGGCATCCCCCGCAAGATTTCCGCCTGGTTCGGCACCTTTGCCTTCGAAGCCGAACGCCTGGAATTTGACGACCCCTTCACCCGCTTTACCGTACGCGTTCAGACCGGCGACCCGCTCGTCCCCGAGTTGGAGGCGCGTGCGGCGCGTCTCGCTCACGCCTGCACCGTCGAGAAGCAGGACGGCGTGGTTCAATTCTCCTTTGTGCCCCCCAGCGGTCCCGTGACCGAGGAAAGACTGTTGGCGCTTGACCAGTTCTGCGCAAAACTGCGAATCCCCGAGGTGTGGCGCGCGGAGGGAAGCAACTACCGCATCGACCGCATCAGCGTGGAGCTTCTTTTCCAGGCCATGGTCCAGTACAAGGCGAGCGACGTCCACCTCTCTCCCGGCGTCAGCCCCATCTTCCGCATCGACGGCGATACCCGCACCTCGGAGCTGATGGGCGCCCTTTCGGCCGTGCAGATTACCGAACTGATCCGCGAGATGGCCCTCGATGAGGCGTGGGACGAATTCGTCAACCACAAGCAGACCAGTTTCAACTTTCACCAGTCCGGCCTGGGCTATTCCCGCGTGTCCGCGTTTATCAAGTCGGGCGCGCCCCATTGCACGCTGCGCTTCCTGCCGGAAACGATTCCCAGCTTCGAGGATCTCCACGTCCCCCGCAAGACCATGGAGCAGTTGGCCAGTCTCCACCGCGGTCTGCTCCTCGTCACGGGCATGACCGGAAGCGGCAAGTCCACCACCGTGGCCGCCGTCATCGACTGGATCAACAGCACCCGTTCCAGCCACATTCTGACCATCGAGAATCCGGTGGAATTTGTTCACACGAACAAGAAGTCGGTGATTTCCCAGCGAAATCTGGGGATCGATGTGGACTCCTTCAATGACGCGGTGACCGGCGCGCTCCGTCACGACCCCGACGTCATTCTCATCGGCGAAATGCGCGACCCCGACACCATCCGCTCGGCCATCAACGCCGCCGCCACGGGCCACCTGGTGGTGAGCACCCTTCACGCCAATACCGCCGCGGAAGTGGTGAACCGTATCGTGAGCTTCTTCGACCCCGTCGAACGCGACCTGGTCAAACTCCAGTTGCGCGACTGCCTCAAGTGCGTCATCTGCCAGCGGCTCGTGCCCCGGATCGGCGGTGGCCGCGTGCCCGCGCTGGAAATGATGCTCAACGACGTTAAAGCGGTGGCCGACGGCATCATGGAGGGCAGCACCGATCACATCCGTATCGGCATGCAGCAGACCGTGTCCCACTCCTTCCTCTTCGAACACTACCTCCACAGTCTTTTCAAAGATGGGAAGATCGACATGGAGCATGCCCAGTCCTTTGCCACGGACAAGAGCATGTTCGACCAGATCCACATGGGGACCTATGCCGTGCCTCGGCTCGACGCCGTGCGCGGTCACTGA
- a CDS encoding aldehyde dehydrogenase family protein: MSSNEISVISPFSEEVVFQVAGLAAGEVDGVVASARAAYLGWRGTHIAQRQALCTKATAWFKEHQEAIAQDITAQMGKPIGQARGEVNGLVDRATHMIAIAEEALKDDVLPHKEGFARYIRHEPKGVVLDIAAWNYPLLIAVNVVIPAVLAGNAVIVKHSSKTPKCGTVFEEAFKAAGAPEGLVRAVAADHKVTELLIQHSGVDHVSFTGSVSGGRQVNHSAADRFIDVGLELGGKDPAYVCADADFDWAVANCIDGAFYNAGQSCCAVERIYVEAPIYDRFVEAAAAAVRAYKLGDPMDPETSIGPLASKAAPAFLKQQVDDAVKAGGRLVVSPDEFILPSKGYFCAPALVADAPQDCSLMQEESFGPVIGILKVSGDDEAIKYMNDSPYGLTASIWTSDVDRAIKIGEQIETGTFFMNRCDFLDPALPWCGVKDTGRGATLSHYGLTAFTRLKSMHLRTEIPK; encoded by the coding sequence ATGAGCAGTAATGAAATTTCGGTGATTAGCCCTTTCAGTGAAGAAGTTGTGTTTCAGGTTGCGGGGCTTGCAGCGGGCGAGGTGGACGGTGTGGTGGCGTCGGCGCGGGCGGCGTATCTGGGCTGGCGCGGCACCCACATCGCCCAGCGCCAGGCCCTCTGCACGAAGGCGACGGCCTGGTTCAAGGAGCATCAGGAAGCCATCGCCCAGGATATCACCGCCCAGATGGGCAAGCCCATCGGCCAGGCCCGGGGCGAAGTGAATGGTCTGGTGGACCGGGCAACCCACATGATCGCCATCGCCGAGGAAGCCCTGAAGGACGACGTGCTCCCCCACAAGGAAGGCTTCGCGCGCTATATCCGCCATGAACCAAAGGGCGTGGTACTCGATATCGCCGCCTGGAATTATCCCCTGCTGATCGCGGTGAACGTCGTGATCCCCGCCGTGCTTGCGGGCAATGCGGTGATCGTGAAGCACTCCAGCAAGACCCCCAAGTGCGGCACGGTCTTTGAAGAGGCCTTCAAGGCGGCGGGCGCGCCCGAAGGGCTGGTGCGGGCGGTGGCGGCGGACCACAAGGTTACCGAACTGCTTATCCAGCACAGCGGCGTGGATCACGTATCCTTCACGGGCTCGGTCTCCGGCGGTCGCCAGGTGAACCACAGCGCGGCGGATCGCTTTATCGACGTGGGCCTGGAACTGGGCGGCAAGGACCCGGCCTATGTCTGCGCCGACGCGGATTTCGACTGGGCGGTGGCCAATTGCATCGACGGCGCGTTCTACAACGCGGGCCAGTCCTGCTGCGCGGTGGAGCGCATCTACGTGGAGGCGCCGATCTATGATCGCTTCGTGGAGGCGGCGGCGGCGGCCGTGCGCGCCTACAAACTGGGCGATCCGATGGACCCAGAAACGTCTATCGGCCCGCTGGCCTCCAAAGCCGCCCCGGCCTTCCTCAAGCAACAGGTGGACGATGCCGTGAAGGCGGGCGGAAGGCTCGTGGTGTCGCCGGACGAATTTATCCTGCCGTCGAAGGGCTATTTTTGCGCGCCCGCGCTAGTGGCCGATGCGCCGCAGGATTGCAGCCTGATGCAGGAGGAGAGCTTCGGTCCCGTGATCGGGATTTTGAAAGTTTCCGGCGATGACGAAGCGATCAAGTACATGAACGACAGTCCCTACGGCCTCACGGCGTCCATCTGGACTTCCGACGTGGATCGCGCGATCAAGATCGGCGAGCAAATCGAGACGGGCACCTTTTTCATGAACCGCTGCGATTTTCTGGACCCGGCGCTGCCCTGGTGCGGCGTAAAAGATACGGGCCGCGGCGCGACGCTTTCGCACTATGGCCTGACGGCCTTCACGCGGCTGAAAAGCATGCACCTGCGCACGGAGATTCCGAAGTAA
- a CDS encoding SGNH/GDSL hydrolase family protein yields the protein MKSLRKHFLVLFVLSAALRAGAEAGPVRLLLPPVIPAVPGVEANLYFENVILAVNPANYVFDVDCEKGMQQSERWTFTPTAEDAGSYALKLRVIDGNNAVIAEADSVVQVVRAGTGKDRALTYLAIGDSLTHASVYTQTLLDYCAAPDSPKITLVGSHQPKDNPLNRHEGYGGWTAERFATRYTGAPRTGVFHPWGSPFVYKNGDNPPEIDFGHYCADYNGGASPNFVTIFLGCNDVFHAKDDNLESTIDGILSYMDQLIGMIHAFDSSTHVGLIAPVPPAGTQDAFGANYNNGQTRWQYLKNQHRLLERMVEAYGGHEAEGLSLIPAYINLDCHRNYPASEGPANARDTGSIARLNNGVHPNDAGYQQIGDSIYAWVLRNLE from the coding sequence GTGAAGTCGTTGCGGAAGCATTTTTTGGTGTTGTTCGTGTTGAGTGCCGCTTTGCGTGCGGGGGCCGAAGCGGGTCCGGTACGCCTATTGTTGCCGCCGGTGATCCCCGCCGTGCCCGGCGTGGAGGCCAACCTATACTTCGAGAACGTAATCCTCGCGGTCAATCCGGCGAACTATGTTTTCGACGTGGACTGTGAAAAGGGGATGCAGCAGTCGGAGCGCTGGACCTTCACGCCAACGGCGGAGGACGCCGGAAGCTATGCCCTGAAGCTGCGCGTGATCGACGGCAACAACGCCGTCATCGCCGAGGCGGATTCCGTCGTGCAGGTGGTGCGCGCGGGCACGGGGAAAGACAGGGCCCTGACCTACCTCGCCATCGGCGACAGCCTCACCCACGCCTCGGTGTACACCCAGACGCTTCTCGACTATTGCGCCGCACCCGACAGCCCGAAGATCACGCTGGTGGGCAGTCACCAGCCCAAAGACAACCCCTTGAACCGCCACGAAGGCTACGGCGGCTGGACGGCGGAGCGATTCGCCACCCGCTACACCGGCGCACCCCGGACCGGCGTGTTTCACCCCTGGGGCAGCCCATTCGTCTATAAGAACGGGGACAACCCGCCGGAGATCGATTTCGGCCATTATTGCGCGGATTACAACGGCGGCGCTTCGCCCAATTTCGTCACGATCTTTCTGGGGTGCAACGATGTCTTTCATGCGAAGGACGATAACCTCGAATCCACCATCGACGGCATCCTGAGCTACATGGACCAGCTCATCGGCATGATTCACGCCTTCGATTCCAGCACGCACGTGGGCCTGATCGCGCCCGTGCCGCCCGCGGGCACACAAGACGCTTTCGGTGCGAATTACAACAACGGCCAGACCCGCTGGCAGTACCTCAAAAATCAGCATCGCCTGCTCGAGCGCATGGTGGAGGCCTACGGCGGCCACGAGGCGGAAGGGCTCTCGCTGATCCCGGCCTATATCAACTTGGATTGTCACCGTAACTATCCCGCAAGCGAAGGCCCCGCCAACGCCCGCGACACGGGAAGCATTGCGCGCCTAAACAATGGCGTACACCCCAATGACGCGGGCTACCAGCAAATCGGCGATTCGATCTACGCGTGGGTCCTTCGGAATTTGGAATAG